The genomic segment GCGGTCGAACTGGCGGGCGACCGTATTGGTGCGCTGCTCGATGCGCGAGCGCTGGTTCTTGGTGTCGCGCTCGAGCTTTTGGTAGCGCTCAGCCCAGCGCGCGTGTGACTCGCGATCGGGGCAGTCGTGACACGGGTGCTGACGCATCTTTTCGCGTAGCGCCTCGATACGTGGGTCCTTGCGGGGACCGTGCTCGCGATAGGCCACCTTGGGCTTCCATGCGACGCCCTCGGCGTGGTTGCGCAGGCTGGACGCCAGGTCGCGGCGGGCCTGGGGGTTGCGAGCGTTGAACGACTTCGGAATGCGGATAGTCGTGATCACGCTGACGGGAGTCGGGAAGTCGACCATGGCGAGCCGTCGGGCGTGACGATTGGCCGTGAGGACCATCGGGCGCGGTCCTTCGCGGTCGGCTTGCGTGCCGGGATCAAGCACCACAGCAATGCCGGCCCAGCGGCCTGCTGGGACGTTGATGATGTCACCGGGCTTGAGACCCACCAGCGACTCGATGACGACTTCGCGGTCTGCTGAGCGACGCTCACGGGCGCCCGAGGACTCGATGTCGCTGATTTCACGGCGTAGCGCGGCGTACTCCATGAAGTCACCGAGGTGGCACTGCGCGGACTCCCGGTAACCGTCGAGAGCGTCATCGGCCTTGCGGATTTGTCGCGCCATGCCAACGACCGCACGATCGGCCTGGAACTGGGCGAAGGACTGCTCGAGCAGTTCGCGCGCGGTGAGACGTCCGACTTGGCCGACCAGGTTGACCGCCATGTTGTACGACGGGTGAAACGACGAGTTGAGCGGATACGTACGCGTTGACGCCAGGCCCGCGACCTGCTTGGGATCGAGACCGGGCTGCCACAGGACGACGCCGTGCCCCTCGACGTCGATGCCACGTCGCCCAGCGCGGCCGGTGAGCTGGGTGTACTCCCCCGGCGTGATGTTGGCGTGGGTCTCGCCATTCCACTTGGAGAGTCGCTCGATGACGACGGAACGGGCAGGCATGTTGATGCCGAGTGCGAGCGTCTCCGTCGCGAAGATCATCTTGACCAGGCCCTGACTGAACAGCACCTCGACGACTTCCTTGAACGTCGGCAGCATGCCCGCGTGGTGCGCTGCAATCCCCCGCACGAGCGCCTCACGGAACTCGTAGTAGCCAAGCACCTCGAGATCGTCCTCGGGTAAGTGAGAGCAGGCCTCGTCGACGAGAGCCGTGATCTCCGCCTGCTCCTCGGGCGACGTCAGATTGAGGCGGGCGTCGAGACATTGCTGGACGGCGGCCGCGCATCCTGCCCGGCTGAACACAAAGGTGATCGCGGGCAACAGTCCTTCGGCGTCAAGGCGCTCGACGAGCTCGATGCGTCCAGGCGTACGGTGACGGCTCCTCGGTCGCTGACCGCCCTTCTTGGGGCGGCCCTTCGACATACGGGAGTACTGCCAATCCTCGCGTGCAATGCGCTCCAGCGCTCGGTTGACCTCGGTGCCACCCGACTCGAACAGCGGGAAAAGCTTCCGGCCCACCAGTACGTGCTGGTGGAGCGGGACGGGTCGGCGCTCCTCGACGATCGTCACGGTGTCGTCGCCGCGTACCTCGGTGAGCCAGGCGCCAAACTCTTCAGCGTTCGACACCGTCGCCGACAGCGAGATCACGGAGACAGATTCCGGGAGGTGGATGATGACCTCTTCCCAGACGGCGCCACGGTTGCGGTCCGCAAGGTAGTGAACCTCGTCCATGACCACGAATCCGAGACCTGTGAGGGTGCTCGAGCCCGCGTAGAGCATGTTGCGCAGCACTTCGGTCGTCATGACGACGATCGGCGCTTCGCCGTTGATGGTGTTGTCGCCAGTCAGCAGGCCAACGTTGTCGGCGCCGTAGCGTTCAACGAAGTCCGAGAACTTCTGGTTCGAGAGCGCCTTGATGGGCGTTGTGTAGAAGCATTTGCGGCCCGTCGTGAGCGCCATGTGTACGGCGAACTCGCCGACCAGAGTCTTGCCGGAGCCCGTCGGCGCGGCGACCAGAACACCGTGGCCGTCCTCGACGACCTTGCAGGCCTCGATCTGGAAGTCATCGAGCCCGAACTCATACAGGTCGCGGAACGAGGCCAGGAGTGGATGGTGCTGATCCGCCCGGGATTTCGCGTACTTTTCAGCGGGCGTTGTCATGCCTCCAGCCTACGTGGCAACAGGTGCTGCGAAGACTCGCAGCGCGCCGGGCTGGATGCGTGTTGTCATCGGCAGCGGGCCGAGACGCTCACCGTCGCCGTACGCCACGATGCCGGGCGATGACAGCGTCACTTCTTTGACGAGGTGACGCTCGAACTCCGGCAGCGTGATGTGGGTGCCCTTGTAGAGCTTGGGGAACACGCGAAGCAGTTTGGGTTTGCTCACTGGGTTGATCACCACGACATCAAGCAGACCGTCATCCATCTTTGCGCCTTCGCAAATGCGAAGTCCGCCGCCGAACGATGGGCCATTGCCAACTGCGACGAGCATCGCTTCGCGCTCGATCGTCTTGCCGTCGAGTACGAGGGTGAATGGCAGCGGCTCGAACTCCCGTAGCTCGGCAATCATTGCGATGTTGTAGCGCATGTTGCCGCGCGGCCAGGTCATCTCGTTGGCACGCTCGTTGACCTTCGAGTCGAAACCGGATGCCACAACAGTTGCGACGTACGCCTCGTCGGCTCGGGCGAGATCGATCGTACGTACGTTGCCGGCGATGATCAGATCGACGGCGGCATCGACGTCCTTGACTGGGATCCCGAGCGAGCGCGCCGTGTCGTTGCCCGTGCCGGCTGGGATGAGCCCAAAGACGAGATCAGAGTCGGCGACATGGTCGAGCACGCCGTGGAGCGCTCCGTCACCGCCGACGACCAGGACACCGTCGAGGCCCGCATCGATCGCAAGCTTCAGCTGATCCCGTGCGGAAGCTGCATCCGAACCCTGAACGATGATCGTCGAATGGCCCGCATTGCCAAGGCGTTCAGCCGCCTGTGCGGAGATCGTCTCGCCATGGCGTTTGCCTGACGTGGGGTTGACGACGATCGCGAAACGCATGCGCCCAGCGTAGTGGCAGAGGGGCCCTCATCTCCGGCTTCCTGCCACCTCTGAATGGAAGAATGGCGGGATGCCCTCACCCACTCGTACCTGGCCCAAGCGCGTCCTGCTTGGTTCGCTCGTGTTCGTCTTGTTTGCCGTCGTCGCGTTCTTCACGCTGGCCCCGGGCATCGTTGAGCGGAGCATGAACAAGGTCGTGGACGGAGACTTGCCGACGGTCAGCGCTGACACTCGAAAGCTGCACAACAGCATCCAGATCGCGGATATGCACTCCGACACGTTGATGTGGAACCGCGACGTCCTAGCGAGCGCCAATCGTGGACACATGGACCTTCCACGCCTGCAGAAGGGCAATGTCGCGCTGCAGGTGTTCTCATCGGTCACGAAGTCGCCCAAGGGTCAAAACTACGAGTCAAACACCGACGAGACCGACGCGATCACGCTGCTCACGTTCGTCCAACTACAGCCGCCCAAGACCTGGAACTCGCTGCTCGAACGGTCGCTCTATCACGCACACCGGCTTGAACATGCTGCCGAAGAATCCGAAGGTCAGCTCCGACTCGTCCGTACCAAGGACGACCTCGCCAGCCTGCTGAAGGACCGTGAGGCAGGCAAGGACGTCACCGGCGCCATGTTCTCGGTCGAAGGTCTGCACAACCTCGAGGGCAAGTTCGAGAGTTTCGAGAAGCTCTACGACGCCGGTATGCGAATGGCGGGCTTCACCCACTTCTTCGACAACGAAGTCGCCGGATCGATGCACGGCGTCAAGAAGGGCGGCTTGACGGACCTCGGGCGCCAGGTATTCGCCGAGATGGAGAAGCGTGGCGTCATCGTCGACATCGCTCACGCCAGCCACACGGCGGTCGCCGAGATGCTGGCGATGGCCACCAAGCCGGTGGTCGCCAGCCACGGCGGCGTACAGGCCACCTGCGACGTCAACCGCAACCTCACGGACGAGGAGATCCGCGGAGTCGCAGCCACGGGCGGAGTCATTGGCATCGGCTACTGGGACGCAGCCGTATGTGACCTGACTCCAGCAGCCGTGGTTGATGCGATTGAGCACGTGATCGAGGTAGGTGGACTCGAGACGGCAGCGCTCGGCAGCGACTATGACGGCGCGACGACAGTTGCCTGGGACACCAGCGACATCGCGGTCATCACCCAGGAGTTGCGCGACCGCGGGCACAGCGATGAGGACATCGCGGCGATCATGGGCGGCAATACATTCCGCGTCATGTCAGAAGTACTTCCGAACTAGTCGAGCGGTGACGCTTCGTCGTCCGACAATTCCTCTGGTGCAGTCTGTGCCTTGCGGCGGTCCGTGACTCGCGCAATCACCTCGGACACGAGATACAGCAGGACCATGGGGACGGCGAGGAAGAGCATGGTCAGCGGGTCCGTACTGGGCGTGGCGACGGCCGCAAACACGAAAATTCCAATCACGGTCCAGGGCCGAGCTGACGCTAGTTGTCGTCCGCTGACAACTCCTAGTCGGTTGAGAAGGATGACGACCAGGGGGATCTGTGCCGCGATTCCAAAGACCAGAACTGTTCGTACGACAAAGTTGAGGTAGTCCCCCAGCGTCAGCAGCAAATCGATTGATTCGGGTGCGAAGCCGATGAGCACCTCGATGCCCTTTGGAAGAACCAAGTACCCGACGACCACGCCGCCTGCAAACAGTGGAGCCCCGATGGCCGTGAGCAAGTAGGCCCATCGTCGCTCGTTGTGGTGCAGGGCAGGAAGCACGAATGCCCAAATCTGGCCGATCCACACAGGTGCAGAGATCACCAGGCCGATGACGAGCGCAAACTTCAGACGGAAACTGAAGGCACTACCAACGCCGCCGCTGAGCACGAGCTTTGCGTCGAATCCCTTGCGCTCGAGGAGCGGCGCGATGCCGTCGACATACGGCTGTTTCAGGAAGTCGAATGCCGACGGATAGAGAATCCAGCCGACGATCGTTCCGATGAGGATCGCCAGGACGGCGATGATGAGGCGGCGTCGGAGCTCACGAAGATGCTCGACGAGCGGCATCGCGCCCCCGGGCGGAGGCGTGCCGCGGCGAGGCGCCAACTTCAGCTCTGTTCGGGCTTCTTGTCCGCCTCGGCTGATCCCAGTGCCTCAGGCTTCGCCGACTCGTCCTTCGTGTCGTCTCCGAGGTCCTTGACCTCGGACTTGAAGATCCGCAGAGCACGACCGGATCCACGCGCCAACTCGGGAAGCTTCTTGCCGCCGAAGAGGAGCAGCACAACGCCAAGAACCAAGAGGATCTCTGGTGGGCCAATTCCGCTGAACATGGTTACTCCTTCGGTGGATTACTCAACTTCATCGTACGCGCGAAGCGCAAGAGCGGCCTGACGGGCCACGTCTGCGGCGAGTTCCGCGGGCTCGATGACCGCGACCGATCCGGCATTGCGGAGCACCAGCCTTCGCAGCCAGCTCCAGTCTGCGCCGTAGAGCCGTGCACGCCACGTACCGTCGTCGGCCTGCTCGAGGAGATCAACCTGGTAATACTCGGTCAGCCAGTGGGCCCGCGGGTGAAGGTCGACCAGCGCGTACGGGGTCTCCTCCCCCACGGTGAAGAACCCATCGGAGAGGTCGCGAGGCGTGACGTCGTGCTCTTCGGCATCAAATGCCGTCACCTCAGCTGCAACGATGCGATCGAGCCGGAAGAACCGCAGGTCCTCCGCCTTGAGGCACCAAGCCTCGAGGTAGAGCTTGCCCTGCTCGG from the Aeromicrobium panaciterrae genome contains:
- a CDS encoding DEAD/DEAH box helicase, whose protein sequence is MTTPAEKYAKSRADQHHPLLASFRDLYEFGLDDFQIEACKVVEDGHGVLVAAPTGSGKTLVGEFAVHMALTTGRKCFYTTPIKALSNQKFSDFVERYGADNVGLLTGDNTINGEAPIVVMTTEVLRNMLYAGSSTLTGLGFVVMDEVHYLADRNRGAVWEEVIIHLPESVSVISLSATVSNAEEFGAWLTEVRGDDTVTIVEERRPVPLHQHVLVGRKLFPLFESGGTEVNRALERIAREDWQYSRMSKGRPKKGGQRPRSRHRTPGRIELVERLDAEGLLPAITFVFSRAGCAAAVQQCLDARLNLTSPEEQAEITALVDEACSHLPEDDLEVLGYYEFREALVRGIAAHHAGMLPTFKEVVEVLFSQGLVKMIFATETLALGINMPARSVVIERLSKWNGETHANITPGEYTQLTGRAGRRGIDVEGHGVVLWQPGLDPKQVAGLASTRTYPLNSSFHPSYNMAVNLVGQVGRLTARELLEQSFAQFQADRAVVGMARQIRKADDALDGYRESAQCHLGDFMEYAALRREISDIESSGARERRSADREVVIESLVGLKPGDIINVPAGRWAGIAVVLDPGTQADREGPRPMVLTANRHARRLAMVDFPTPVSVITTIRIPKSFNARNPQARRDLASSLRNHAEGVAWKPKVAYREHGPRKDPRIEALREKMRQHPCHDCPDRESHARWAERYQKLERDTKNQRSRIEQRTNTVARQFDRVCEVLDVLGYLDGDEVTEDGKKLQRVYSELDLLVSECIREGVWDNLDAPELAAAISGLTYESRNSDDAPAPRYPTKNVRDVADAMSSLGAELERLEREHRVKFLHQPDFGFAQAVWQWSMGASLDDVLTDMELAAGDFVRAMKQLIDVVAQVADASGPGPLRKTAREALDGLRHGVVSYTSITS
- a CDS encoding diacylglycerol kinase is translated as MRFAIVVNPTSGKRHGETISAQAAERLGNAGHSTIIVQGSDAASARDQLKLAIDAGLDGVLVVGGDGALHGVLDHVADSDLVFGLIPAGTGNDTARSLGIPVKDVDAAVDLIIAGNVRTIDLARADEAYVATVVASGFDSKVNERANEMTWPRGNMRYNIAMIAELREFEPLPFTLVLDGKTIEREAMLVAVGNGPSFGGGLRICEGAKMDDGLLDVVVINPVSKPKLLRVFPKLYKGTHITLPEFERHLVKEVTLSSPGIVAYGDGERLGPLPMTTRIQPGALRVFAAPVAT
- a CDS encoding dipeptidase; translation: MPSPTRTWPKRVLLGSLVFVLFAVVAFFTLAPGIVERSMNKVVDGDLPTVSADTRKLHNSIQIADMHSDTLMWNRDVLASANRGHMDLPRLQKGNVALQVFSSVTKSPKGQNYESNTDETDAITLLTFVQLQPPKTWNSLLERSLYHAHRLEHAAEESEGQLRLVRTKDDLASLLKDREAGKDVTGAMFSVEGLHNLEGKFESFEKLYDAGMRMAGFTHFFDNEVAGSMHGVKKGGLTDLGRQVFAEMEKRGVIVDIAHASHTAVAEMLAMATKPVVASHGGVQATCDVNRNLTDEEIRGVAATGGVIGIGYWDAAVCDLTPAAVVDAIEHVIEVGGLETAALGSDYDGATTVAWDTSDIAVITQELRDRGHSDEDIAAIMGGNTFRVMSEVLPN
- the tatC gene encoding twin-arginine translocase subunit TatC produces the protein MPLVEHLRELRRRLIIAVLAILIGTIVGWILYPSAFDFLKQPYVDGIAPLLERKGFDAKLVLSGGVGSAFSFRLKFALVIGLVISAPVWIGQIWAFVLPALHHNERRWAYLLTAIGAPLFAGGVVVGYLVLPKGIEVLIGFAPESIDLLLTLGDYLNFVVRTVLVFGIAAQIPLVVILLNRLGVVSGRQLASARPWTVIGIFVFAAVATPSTDPLTMLFLAVPMVLLYLVSEVIARVTDRRKAQTAPEELSDDEASPLD
- the tatA gene encoding twin-arginine translocase TatA/TatE family subunit, which translates into the protein MFSGIGPPEILLVLGVVLLLFGGKKLPELARGSGRALRIFKSEVKDLGDDTKDESAKPEALGSAEADKKPEQS